Proteins from a single region of Stappia sp. ES.058:
- the ccoG gene encoding cytochrome c oxidase accessory protein CcoG yields MRAETDPSGSGAHPDEWFASAKKIYPMAVHGTFRKIKWAVLFATLGIYYFLPFVRWDRGPDAPDQAVLVDMAGRRAYFFFIEIWPQEVYYLTGLLILAAMGLFLMNAVAGRVWCGYLCPQTVWTDLFLWVERHTEGDRRDRIRLEKQPWTLKKIGQKISKHTLWLMIAWWTGGAWVLYFADAPTLVMDLATGQAAFAAYLWIGILTFTTYALAGHMREQVCIFLCPWPRIQAALTDEEALNVTYRYDRGEPRGSLKQNLKREAEGLPAGDCVDCHQCFHACPTGVDIRNGTQLGCIQCGLCIDACDDVMDKVGKPRGLIAYDTDENIKRRMEGKETFVRIVRPRTVIYVAVILLITGIMAYALATRELEGVSVLHDRNPIYVELSDGAVRNGYTIRLLNKRQVQRDFILSVEGMPEGTRLEAVGINQGVSGRPVIGVGPDTTREVRVLVFSPADAEMPKTTPITFRITETVMGEVATGTDFFKAP; encoded by the coding sequence ATGCGTGCTGAAACGGATCCTTCGGGCTCTGGCGCCCACCCCGACGAGTGGTTTGCCTCGGCCAAGAAAATCTACCCGATGGCGGTCCACGGGACCTTCCGCAAGATCAAGTGGGCGGTTCTGTTTGCAACTCTCGGCATCTACTATTTCCTGCCGTTCGTGCGTTGGGACCGGGGGCCGGACGCTCCCGACCAGGCGGTCCTGGTCGATATGGCCGGCCGTCGCGCCTATTTCTTCTTCATCGAGATCTGGCCGCAGGAAGTCTACTACCTCACCGGCCTGCTGATTCTGGCGGCGATGGGGCTGTTCCTGATGAACGCGGTCGCCGGGCGCGTGTGGTGCGGCTATCTGTGCCCGCAGACCGTCTGGACCGACCTGTTTCTTTGGGTCGAACGCCACACGGAAGGCGACCGGCGCGACCGGATACGTCTCGAGAAGCAGCCGTGGACGCTCAAGAAGATCGGTCAGAAGATCTCCAAACACACCCTGTGGCTGATGATCGCCTGGTGGACCGGCGGAGCGTGGGTTCTGTATTTCGCTGATGCCCCGACGCTGGTGATGGATCTTGCCACCGGACAGGCGGCCTTTGCCGCCTATCTCTGGATCGGCATCCTGACCTTCACCACCTATGCGCTGGCCGGCCACATGCGCGAGCAGGTCTGCATCTTCCTCTGCCCGTGGCCGCGCATTCAGGCGGCGCTGACGGACGAGGAAGCCCTCAACGTCACCTATCGCTACGATCGGGGCGAGCCGCGCGGCTCGCTGAAGCAGAACCTGAAGCGCGAAGCCGAGGGTCTGCCGGCGGGCGACTGTGTGGATTGCCACCAGTGTTTCCACGCCTGCCCGACGGGCGTCGATATCCGAAACGGCACGCAGCTCGGCTGCATCCAGTGCGGCCTGTGCATCGATGCCTGCGACGACGTGATGGACAAGGTCGGCAAGCCGCGCGGACTGATCGCCTATGATACGGACGAAAACATCAAGCGGCGCATGGAGGGCAAGGAAACCTTTGTGCGCATCGTGCGCCCGCGCACGGTGATCTATGTCGCCGTTATCCTGCTCATCACCGGGATCATGGCCTATGCGCTGGCAACCCGCGAGCTGGAGGGCGTCAGCGTGCTTCATGACCGCAATCCGATCTATGTCGAACTGTCCGACGGGGCGGTCAGGAACGGCTATACGATCCGCCTGCTCAACAAGCGTCAGGTGCAGCGTGACTTCATCCTGTCTGTCGAGGGCATGCCCGAGGGAACCCGTCTCGAGGCCGTGGGCATTAATCAGGGCGTGAGCGGACGGCCGGTAATCGGTGTCGGTCCCGACACGACCCGTGAGGTGCGCGTGCTGGTCTTCTCGCCGGCGGATGCCGAAATGCCGAAGACGACGCCGATCACGTTCCGCATCACCGAGACGGTGATGGGCGAGGTTGCGACGGGAACGGATTTCTTCAAGGCGCCCTGA
- a CDS encoding FixH family protein, with translation MTSPMADTMTQARTERKITGRTVLFWMIGFFTVIFIANAIFIHLALSSFPGVVTETAYEDGLAYNDAIAASRAQAARDWSVSGALERAGQTAARVEVVARDAEDAPLSGLAVTATLRRPASPEAPVVVVLQEGETGRYQAMVNDLAAGNWILDLEAQGGQDGEAFKSRNRVFLSQ, from the coding sequence ATGACATCACCAATGGCGGACACCATGACCCAGGCTCGCACAGAGCGGAAAATCACCGGACGGACGGTCCTCTTCTGGATGATCGGCTTTTTCACGGTCATCTTCATCGCCAACGCGATCTTCATCCATCTGGCGCTGTCGTCCTTCCCTGGCGTCGTCACCGAGACGGCCTATGAGGACGGGCTTGCCTACAATGACGCGATCGCAGCATCGCGGGCACAGGCTGCGCGCGACTGGTCGGTGTCCGGGGCGCTCGAACGGGCCGGCCAGACCGCCGCACGCGTCGAGGTTGTTGCCCGCGATGCCGAAGACGCGCCGCTTTCCGGTCTTGCGGTCACCGCAACGTTGCGGCGTCCGGCGAGCCCCGAGGCGCCGGTGGTGGTGGTCTTGCAGGAAGGCGAGACCGGTCGCTACCAGGCTATGGTGAATGATCTTGCGGCGGGCAACTGGATCCTGGATCTCGAGGCGCAGGGCGGACAGGACGGCGAGGCCTTCAAGTCCCGCAACCGTGTCTTTCTCTCGCAATAG
- a CDS encoding heavy metal translocating P-type ATPase translates to MTAHERDWDAFITLTPEGRAHMDLAVEGVTCAACMVEIERGLGAQEGVETARLNLTSHRLAVDWTPERTTAERIVETLSKLGYRAHPFDPAQVRERADAAGRELLRALAVAGFAMMNIMLLSVSVWSGNATGISSETRDFFHWLSALIALPAAVYAGRPFLRSAFSALAARRLNMDVPIVIGVSLALFLSVMQTLQSAHHAYFESAVMLLFFLLIGRYLDHMMRRRTRAFAENIAALKAETAVVQRADGSLREVPLSKVEPGQRIYVRAGERVPLDGRVETGVSEIDQSLVTGETALAQVGPGDAVYAGTLNASANLAVQVTTASGATLLDEVTRLLEAAGQAKSRHVRLADRAAALYSPLVHLAAALTFLGWWASGQGWQPALVTAISVLIITCPCALGLAVPAVQVVTSGQLFRAGVLLHSGDAVERLAEADTIVFDKTGTLTLAVPDLVDAGCVDAEVRALAGRLALTSRHPLSAALARATGAGVPLETAAEIPGEGVEAVHESRTLRLGSAAFCGLSASDAARAVAGHPGASLLFFRDGDAAPVPFLIAQRLRPDAKEAVGRLTAAGYRLAILSGDRVAPVMAIAETLGIEDWQAGLTPKDKIARLEALAAEGRKVLMVGDGLNDAPALAAAHVSLSPVTAVHVAQAAADAVFLGDRLSPVCDALALSRRARRAMMQNLWFSTLYNIVAVPFAVAGFVTPLIAALAMSLSSLAVTLNSLRLRLGAASAADGRTHLQEGEDRWTS, encoded by the coding sequence ATGACCGCGCATGAGCGGGACTGGGACGCCTTCATCACGCTGACGCCGGAGGGCCGTGCCCATATGGATCTCGCCGTGGAGGGCGTGACCTGCGCGGCCTGCATGGTGGAGATCGAGCGGGGGCTCGGCGCTCAGGAGGGCGTGGAGACGGCACGGCTCAATCTGACGAGCCATCGGCTCGCGGTCGACTGGACCCCGGAGCGCACCACCGCCGAACGCATCGTCGAAACGCTGTCGAAACTGGGGTATCGCGCCCATCCGTTCGATCCTGCACAGGTGCGCGAACGCGCCGACGCGGCGGGCCGCGAACTGTTGCGCGCGCTTGCGGTTGCCGGCTTCGCCATGATGAACATCATGCTGTTGTCGGTCTCCGTCTGGTCCGGCAATGCCACGGGAATCTCATCGGAAACGCGCGATTTCTTTCACTGGCTCTCGGCGCTGATCGCCCTGCCGGCGGCCGTTTATGCCGGGCGGCCTTTCCTTCGCTCCGCGTTTTCTGCGCTCGCCGCGCGCCGGCTCAACATGGATGTGCCGATTGTGATCGGCGTATCGCTGGCGCTGTTTCTTTCGGTCATGCAGACCTTGCAATCGGCGCATCACGCCTATTTCGAATCCGCTGTGATGCTGCTGTTCTTCCTGCTGATCGGCCGGTACCTCGATCACATGATGCGCCGCCGCACGCGCGCCTTCGCCGAAAACATCGCGGCCCTGAAGGCGGAAACCGCCGTCGTCCAGCGCGCTGACGGGAGCTTGCGCGAAGTGCCGCTGTCCAAGGTCGAGCCGGGCCAGCGCATCTATGTGCGCGCCGGCGAACGCGTTCCCCTCGACGGGCGTGTGGAGACGGGCGTGTCCGAGATCGACCAGAGCCTTGTGACTGGTGAAACGGCGCTGGCACAGGTCGGGCCGGGCGATGCGGTCTATGCCGGCACGCTCAATGCGTCCGCCAATCTCGCCGTTCAGGTCACCACCGCATCGGGCGCGACGCTTCTCGACGAGGTGACGCGCCTGCTGGAGGCGGCGGGTCAGGCAAAATCGCGGCATGTTCGTCTGGCCGACCGTGCCGCCGCCCTGTATTCGCCGCTGGTGCATCTGGCGGCGGCGCTGACCTTTCTCGGCTGGTGGGCGAGCGGGCAGGGCTGGCAGCCCGCGCTGGTCACAGCCATTTCCGTTCTCATCATCACCTGCCCCTGCGCTCTAGGGCTGGCCGTTCCCGCTGTCCAGGTCGTCACCTCGGGTCAGTTGTTTCGCGCCGGCGTGCTGCTGCATTCGGGCGACGCGGTGGAGCGGCTGGCGGAGGCCGATACCATCGTCTTCGACAAGACAGGCACGCTGACGCTGGCCGTCCCGGATCTGGTGGATGCCGGCTGCGTTGATGCGGAGGTGCGCGCCCTGGCCGGTCGTCTGGCGTTGACCAGCCGCCATCCGCTGTCGGCGGCGCTTGCAAGGGCGACCGGCGCGGGCGTGCCGCTTGAAACGGCGGCCGAGATTCCCGGCGAAGGCGTCGAGGCGGTCCACGAGAGCCGGACACTCCGGCTCGGCAGTGCCGCATTCTGCGGCCTTTCCGCATCGGACGCTGCGCGGGCCGTCGCCGGTCACCCCGGGGCCTCGCTGCTGTTTTTTCGCGATGGAGACGCGGCCCCGGTGCCCTTCCTCATCGCGCAACGCCTGCGCCCCGATGCGAAAGAGGCGGTCGGACGGCTCACGGCGGCGGGCTATCGGCTTGCGATCTTGTCCGGCGACCGCGTTGCGCCGGTCATGGCGATCGCCGAGACGCTGGGGATCGAGGACTGGCAGGCTGGCCTGACGCCGAAAGACAAGATCGCCCGGCTGGAGGCGCTGGCTGCGGAAGGGCGCAAGGTCTTGATGGTCGGCGACGGGCTGAATGACGCCCCGGCGCTTGCGGCCGCCCATGTGTCGCTGTCACCGGTGACCGCCGTTCACGTGGCGCAGGCGGCGGCCGATGCCGTGTTCCTGGGCGACCGGCTGTCGCCGGTGTGCGATGCGCTGGCGCTTTCGCGGCGTGCACGTCGCGCGATGATGCAGAACCTGTGGTTTTCGACGCTTTACAATATCGTTGCCGTGCCCTTCGCGGTGGCGGGTTTTGTCACGCCGCTGATTGCGGCGCTTGCCATGTCGCTGTCGTCACTGGCTGTCACGCTCAATTCGCTGCGCCTGCGGTTGGGTGCGGCGAGCGCGGCGGACGGGCGCACGCACCTTCAGGAAGGAGAGGACCGATGGACGTCCTGA
- the ccoS gene encoding cbb3-type cytochrome oxidase assembly protein CcoS, with amino-acid sequence MDVLIYLIPVALLLGLFGLAGFLWSLKSGQYDDLEGAKYRILQDDDVPERDQPRHPSRPGAGDGNGADKGGRP; translated from the coding sequence ATGGACGTCCTGATCTATCTCATTCCCGTTGCGCTGTTGCTCGGGCTCTTTGGTCTGGCAGGCTTTCTGTGGTCGTTGAAGTCCGGACAATACGATGACCTGGAGGGCGCAAAATACCGGATCCTGCAGGATGACGATGTGCCGGAGCGGGATCAGCCGCGCCACCCGTCTCGTCCGGGCGCGGGAGACGGCAACGGTGCGGACAAAGGGGGCCGGCCCTGA
- a CDS encoding response regulator yields the protein MSLDLSSLTFLLVEDSAYMRTILRTMLQGFGARRIVEAEDGASGLEAMERANPDILILDWVMPILDGADMVRMIRNPHNPFAYIPIIMVTGHTERSRIIEARRLGVHELLSKPISAKALYQRVNSVIMQPRDFVKTPSYFGPAPREIRNRQKIWQSMENGEGGQAA from the coding sequence GTGTCGCTCGATCTTTCATCCCTGACGTTCCTGCTTGTGGAGGACAGTGCGTATATGCGCACGATCCTGCGCACCATGCTGCAAGGGTTCGGCGCGCGCCGCATCGTCGAGGCCGAGGATGGCGCCTCCGGGCTGGAGGCGATGGAGCGCGCGAATCCGGATATTCTGATCCTCGACTGGGTGATGCCCATTCTTGACGGCGCCGACATGGTCCGCATGATTCGCAATCCGCACAATCCCTTCGCCTATATTCCGATCATCATGGTCACGGGACACACCGAGCGCAGCCGCATCATCGAGGCGCGCCGGCTCGGCGTGCATGAACTTCTGTCCAAGCCGATCTCGGCCAAGGCGCTTTACCAGCGGGTCAATTCGGTGATCATGCAGCCGCGCGACTTTGTGAAGACGCCAAGCTACTTCGGGCCTGCGCCGCGTGAGATCCGCAATCGCCAGAAAATCTGGCAAAGCATGGAAAACGGGGAAGGCGGGCAGGCGGCCTGA
- a CDS encoding Rrf2 family transcriptional regulator, with protein MRLTNRTDIAVRTLMYLAIHDDRIVPIDEIVEKTASHRSQVVAAVQKLRKTGYIKSTVGRSGGVALDRDPGDIRISSIVKLIEPDFFLTECHEKNCAARCTFYTACQLRSALDGALEAFFAALSRVTLADLVDNKNELLTAIDGSRSRNTPEMMR; from the coding sequence ATGCGCCTTACGAACCGAACCGACATAGCGGTTCGAACGCTGATGTACTTGGCAATTCATGATGATCGCATTGTGCCGATCGATGAAATCGTCGAGAAAACCGCAAGTCATCGGTCGCAGGTCGTCGCCGCTGTGCAGAAACTTCGCAAAACCGGATATATTAAATCGACCGTCGGACGCAGTGGCGGAGTCGCCCTGGATCGGGATCCCGGGGATATTCGGATTTCTTCCATTGTCAAACTCATCGAGCCTGACTTTTTCCTTACGGAATGCCACGAGAAGAACTGTGCGGCGCGCTGTACATTCTATACGGCATGCCAGTTGCGCAGCGCGCTGGACGGCGCACTGGAGGCCTTCTTTGCCGCGCTTTCACGGGTAACCCTGGCGGATCTCGTCGACAACAAGAACGAACTGCTTACGGCAATCGACGGCAGTCGGTCCCGAAACACGCCGGAAATGATGCGCTAA